The stretch of DNA ATTTGGATTTCCTTGTTCATAGAAGCTACGCAGAAGAGCAACCGCCTCAGATGCCATGATTCCTCCTACACATTTGAAGCTCTTCTTCTGTGCCACTCCTGCACAAGTATGCAATGACAATATTGATCCACAGCCGCCAAATTTGTCATTCCCACATCCATAATACGCTTCTTTGATGCCTAGAAAAGACAGGGCCGCTGCACACATTATGCAGGGCTCGCAAGTCACATAAAGGACGCATTTTGAGAATCTTTCCGAGACTTCACTGGGTGAaagtccactcttcttccactGCTCTAGCAAAATGTCAATGGCTTCCATCTCAGCATGCCTTGTAGCATTCCTGGTCTCTGTGGTTCGGTTCCTCCCCGAAGCAATCACCTCCCCATCCTCTACCATGACACAACCGACCGGAACTTCAAGGCTGTCCAACGCAAGCTTTGCCTGTTCCAGAGCAAGTTTCATAAAAGAAAGGACCTCTTCACCAT from Ipomoea triloba cultivar NCNSP0323 chromosome 7, ASM357664v1 encodes:
- the LOC116024883 gene encoding tRNA-specific adenosine deaminase TAD2, which produces MASYGEEVLSFMKLALEQAKLALDSLEVPVGCVMVEDGEVIASGRNRTTETRNATRHAEMEAIDILLEQWKKSGLSPSEVSERFSKCVLYVTCEPCIMCAAALSFLGIKEAYYGCGNDKFGGCGSILSLHTCAGVAQKKSFKCVGGIMASEAVALLRSFYEQGNPNAPKPHRPVKQTT